The window AGCCTAGCcccccaatatatatatatagtaatggTACCATACACCAaacacagatatatatatatatatatatatatatatatatatatatatatatatatatatatatatatatatatataataatatatagatacaaTGATCATCAATACACACACATTCATTGAATTCAAGTAAGTATATTCTAGGGTTTCCATGCTGATGCCCAAACCACTGGTTCCTCCTTCCATGTCAAGTAAATCCCTGAGATATGTTCATCTCCTTGAGTCACCACAAGTGACCACCCTGATTGGTACCTCTTGAGCAATGCTTTCACATCATCCACCACATCATCGCTGAATCCACTTGGCGAAAACGCATTCCTCAGCCTCTCACACCACTGAATCCCTCTCTCCCTCCTCTCACAGCAATCAAACTCTCCATGATCATCTTCAAACTCATGACCAGTACCACAACAAGCCAAAACCCTAACTATGCTCCTCGAACACTCCCTCTCCAACATCAACCTCTCGTTACTCGTTGGAGGGAAACTCTCCTTCAACATCTCGAAGTAAAGTGTGTAGAACTTGAGACACTCTTCAAAGCACTTAAAAAAATCCCCCCTCGAGCTGCAAAAATCAGCTTCTTCTTCAACAACGGTTACCACTTTAGGACCAAGAGACTTAAACACACGAATCAAGTTTTCCCTCTCTTCAACTTGGACTCTTCTCAATGCTCCAACGCAATTCACAGCTATAGCCTCATCTTCTTGAACCCCCAAGCCTTCTTTGGTGATTTGGCTTAATCCACTAATGACGTTGAATTCAAAGGGCACGCCCATGAGTCTTGCAAACTTCTCCATCCGTTGACCAACTTCTTTCATCACCGACCCAGCTATGGCCACCACTGTGAGTTTAAGATGAGGCGTCTCATCATTTCGCGTGGCCAACGCTTCAAGGAGTGTTGGCCACTGCGTGCAAAGGGTGCTGCTGAGGTCGATGATGTGGAGCTTTGGCTCGCCTTCCAAGGCCTCCAAAAGCGCCCCGTTGGAGGCCACATGTCCGAACGTGGTCCAGGGACTTACCTCTTGAAACTTGAGTATCAACCTCCTCGCTGAGTCAAACGAGTGGTTCTTCTCAGCCACGGAGGAAAGAGTTTTATAGCATCTCTCACCAGACTCCGTGGCTCTGCAGAACAAGGCTTGCAAGAAATAAGAGGCGAGTTTCTGATCACAATCTCCATAAGGCGAAGCAAGCTCGTTAAGCATCCAAAGAAGATGGTGTGTTTTGGTTGAGTCTCTCTCTGATATTGCTTTTGCACACTCTCTGAGAAGTTTGGGGGCCCATTTTCCGTCTTCACTAAGCTCACCTGAGTCAGAAGAACGGCTCGTGGACGTGTGGCTGTGGTTGCTGCGGTGCATGATGTTGTTATGATCTAACGTTGTAGCCTCATCGGCAATGATGTTGTTATGGTTATTGGAGTGGATGGTGGAATGTGATGATAGCTTCTTTGGAGGAGTGTAAGGACTTATGTCCATGTTGATGTTTGTGGAAAATTATGCATATGGAGGATGGTGGACAACAATGGACTAGTCCTCTTCCTTTGACTATTTTAATCAAAAGGTGGATGGAGGAATGGCCAACACAAAACCGTGATTTGGAAATTATATACAGGGCCCTTTTCACAACTTGTCATCGCTCTCGTTAGTATTTTAATCACTTTGCGTCTGTATATGTACTGATaattacacatatatataattaagccttttgtttttatttgaaaaaaaatacactaattttcttttactttgttttattatttattcaaactttcacaattttattatcTTGTACTAGTAAAGAATTatgcttcctttttattttatgtatgcctttttttataaatataaagtaagaaaattaaatacattttacaataaagagatATTTGTTGTAATTATATTGAATTGAATCCCGAGACATTAGTTAAGCTTAGTTATATCTTATTTGAGCAAAAATTACACAAGGAATTTTgtttttggaaggcaaagaaTTTTTATTGAAACTAATGAATCatccttttatttaataaaacaaatgaatcatcctatgaataaaaatttatagtccatttataatttaattatgttaaccCCAATTATGTTGGATTGGTGAAGTGATATAAACGATCACTATAGACTTACATAATTTTCAATAGTAGTTGTGTTTATattgttcaaattattttaatttcgaaGAAAGGAAAAGGAATTGCAGACTAGAAAGAAGCTAGGAAAACAAAACAGCGACACTGACAAAGCTTATTATATTGCTGCTCCTTATTTCCGGTTACTATATATTCCTCGCTTTCCGAGTTTTGATACTCTGAATATCGAAGGCTCACTACTGCAAAAGCCAGGCATGCATATGTATATCTCTTGCACTCTGTAcgttaaatgatattttacattatatttatgataattgTGATATAAAGTAACCCACTGTTTAGATTATTAAGATGTGGTAGCTAGATAGGAACAGGATATAGTGTCAACGGATGattaacttaatttaaatttagaggaattaataatatatgtgtatatgtatagtattgcaatattttaaaaatatacttttattattaaataaaattttatttaagttttattattaaatgatttaattggGTCTTGTActcttgtaacaaaaaaaacaatgatttgGGTCTATTATCTATTATAATAACGGAATCAGCATGAGAGAAATTTCagccaataataataaatagaaaaaatcaaaatagtcACAAACTTACCAAAATTGATCACAAATCAAATATCTTTACTTTGCAATACATGTGTCGCATGCATAGGAATAAAGATGGCCAAGACATTGGCAGACGAAAGGAACCCATCAATTCCTTGTCATCGTAGCTAGTGTCTAGTTTAATCCCACAAGTTGCTTTGGAAGGGATAGAACATAAATTCCCGCACataagatatgcgggttaggaaTCCTCAATCACTCGATAAGGCAATCAGATcattctaaaagaaaaataacaaacaacATATTTCTTTAGTGAATGCAAACAAATAGATGATGATAAAGGATATAGATAAATACTATATAACATATTATAATGGTACTTGTGCTGTTAGATATTTAAAACTTTGTTGACCTCGCTATTAATCTTAAATTACTCTTATATATACTCCATTCCAGGCACTAGGTTAATAATTGTATCTTCTCTTAATGTCTAGCTCCCTCTTTTAGGAATTACTATTATgttgtcttctttttttcttcccctTAGGCATTAATACAATGTTCTTATATATATTGCCGGTTGCTTACTAATTAACAAAATGTGGTGCCATAAGAAGATGATGATAACGACAGAGATGCCTGATGACCTCCCTCCCGCTTGGATAGGCATCTTGAGGGTGTATCATATATGTCACCTTCTAAAGTTcagatatcaaaataaattatatagcaTATGCATAAAAATTTAGTCTAGAAAAATATGCTTCCGATTCAGGCATGTGGTCATCCTTTGATATACTCTTTAATTCTACTCTAGAACACCCAATATGTTATCGCTGCCTAATTTTTCTGCATATAGTATGATCCTATTACTAAATATCAAAAGCCAAAAGACAGAGAGGAGGACATGGGCTGTTTGTTTATGAACTAAACTTAGATACTATTCAAAAGCTTAAAACTGTAAGCTTTGGTAggcataaaatgaaattatatattaagccTGGAGACATATTTGCTATGGTCTAGCTAGGAAAAATAATCGTACATTTCAAAATTAGTGTataagaaggaagagagagataaATAGTGATATATAATTTCTGATGCAATAGGAAAGGAAGTGAAGgataagaagaaaatgagatagaaaagcaaatagaaaaaaaatgtatatttattgaaaataatcacttgttttttttaattattaaaaataattatttttaaaataaatattaaatcaaatGCACACCAAGAGGGTGTTAGGGACAAACTAAATTTGTCCTTTTCAGCTATTTTTTCaggaaaaaaatctttttgaaaaataaatagattctagataaaacaatgttgttttaatcattataaaaataaatatataaaaaaatctacaaCACTTGAAATGTTGTTGGATATAATTAATAAGGAACTTTAGCATCCATGCGTGTTTACATTAAGTTGCATTTAACAATAGCTCAAAATGATATGGTATCAAATGGAATTTATTCCCCACCAATGATTAGGCAAGAAGACAAGGTTAAGAAAAGCTCTTGTTACCAACATACCATCTAATCATTGGAGAAAATGTCTTTGCCATAGGCTCAACCGtttcttaataattattttactttgttAAAAAGGTTTATGGGCGATCCTATTGATGGTGGTCCATGATTTTGCAACTTTCCTTGTCCACTACATGTGTCGCCTTATTCATCACATTCTACAAGATATAAAGTTATGTCACGAAGTTTGTAAAGGATTATACTTTTTTGACAAGATTTTTCaacttaacttttttaaatttcacgATTTTGTACGTaatattgatgatataattcCGTCACTCACTATTTAATAAGACTTTTAGACTAATTAAACTTATTGTCACTTCtctaacaaaataattaattagctaATTCAAGGATCACGAAATTTCTTTATCTCACTCCAGTTTAAGAGGCAATCAGTTAATCTTCTTATCAGTAAATGTGCaggaaaaataattacaaagagAATTGCTGCATCTGCTTGAAAACTTTTCACAAAACGTATTTCATCAATTGATCAACTGCCATTAACTATATGCAAAAATTGAAAACGTGTCCGAATCTTGCCAGGCAACAAGATTGACTGTGGATGAAAAATTAGTCCTTCACGTGATTCAATTGTGGGTCTACAAAGTTGTAATAAATCTCTAAACCCAAGAtgcatataaaatatgaataaccGTTAGTTAGCATACTGAGGTCAGTTGCTTTTTTcaattcctataattttttagtGATTTATGTGTTCGgtttaatttatgtttgaaaaataattatttccaaGTAGAACTTCTGCAAAGaaatagttttgaagaaaaaaaaattgttcccaAAAATGGAGATCGATCAGCAATGGTGTAGACTAACCAATGTGTTGCATATATATATCTAATCTCAATATCTCATCAAAGTCTTCTATCTTCATATGCAAGCAATAATTACATGTGCTGATGGAAAATTGGAGTCACATGACTTGTTTCAAAGATTGTCATAACGAGGCAGCACTTTGGGGAGGCTGACGTTACATGCCTCCACTAACTTCCCCCacagatctttttttttttttttttttcctttcgaAATGTTTCAATTcagaatgtaaaattacaagAAGATAATTCTTTTTAACTTTCAGAATTATCAAtccaaaagataagaaaaattcCAAAAAGAGTGCAGGAAACAACTCAGAT of the Glycine max cultivar Williams 82 chromosome 13, Glycine_max_v4.0, whole genome shotgun sequence genome contains:
- the LOC100818806 gene encoding protein SHORT-ROOT, with the translated sequence MDISPYTPPKKLSSHSTIHSNNHNNIIADEATTLDHNNIMHRSNHSHTSTSRSSDSGELSEDGKWAPKLLRECAKAISERDSTKTHHLLWMLNELASPYGDCDQKLASYFLQALFCRATESGERCYKTLSSVAEKNHSFDSARRLILKFQEVSPWTTFGHVASNGALLEALEGEPKLHIIDLSSTLCTQWPTLLEALATRNDETPHLKLTVVAIAGSVMKEVGQRMEKFARLMGVPFEFNVISGLSQITKEGLGVQEDEAIAVNCVGALRRVQVEERENLIRVFKSLGPKVVTVVEEEADFCSSRGDFFKCFEECLKFYTLYFEMLKESFPPTSNERLMLERECSRSIVRVLACCGTGHEFEDDHGEFDCCERRERGIQWCERLRNAFSPSGFSDDVVDDVKALLKRYQSGWSLVVTQGDEHISGIYLTWKEEPVVWASAWKP